The Microlunatus antarcticus DNA segment CGCGGGTGGCCGCCCGGAGGTCGTCGAGCGCGGCCGCCGCGGTCGTGGCGGTGGCTGCCCGCTGGTCGGCCGCGATCACGGCGGCGGCGACGTCGGCCGTCCGGGGCGGGGACGCAGCCGGGGTCAGCCGGGCGGCGGGGGCGCGGGGGACCGGCGGGGCGGGCAGGCCACGGCCGTGGGCGTCCTCGGCGACCGGGCTGAGGCCGGCCTCGCGGAGCGCCTCGAGCAGCTCGTCGGGCTCGGCCGCGGCCACGACCACGCCGGGGGCGAGGCGACGCAGGCCGAGGGCGGCGGACTGCGGCAGCCGCAGGAACGTGCTCAGCTGGGCGTCGTCCTCGGAGGTCACGAAGCTGAGGGCCGGACCCACGTGCACCGCGCCGTGGCGGCGGGCGACGTCGCCGAGCAGGTACTCCAGCGGCTGCGGGACCGCCGTCGAGGCGTGCGCGCGCAGCCAGCCGAGCGCGTCCTCGGCCGACCAGCCCGCGTCCATGGCCCGGCGTACGGAGTCGGCGCTGAAGCGGTAGACGGCCCCCGCCCCGCGCGACTCCTGGGTGGCGAGCAGCCGGAGGTCGGCGGCGACGTCGTGGCGCAGGGGACCGCCGGCCACGGCCGTCAGGTCGGCCTGCAGGACCAGGTCGATGACCGGCTCCGGGAACAGGGCCGCCAGGGCCTCCGGGATCGGGACGTCCGCGAGCAGGCTGGGGGTGAAGTCCGACACCGCACCCAGCGCGACGAAGCCCAGCCACGACGCCTCACGCCACAGGTCGCGGGAGAGCTCGACGGCCGCCTCGGGCGTCCGCGAGAGGCGGGGCCGGTGCCAGGCGAGGGCGGCGCCGAGGTCGGGTGCCTCCAGGACCGTGCCCGGGCCCGCCGCCACCGCGAGGCCGAGGACGACGCGGCGCAGCGCCGGCGCGGACGGCGACTCCGCCTCGGGGCCGAGGGCGTGGGCCCCGGCGGCGGACGAGCGCGCGAACCAGCGCGGCACGGCCAGCCAGGCGCGCGCCAGCGTCGTCCAGCGTTCCGGGGCCGGGCGGGTGACCCAGCGGTCGTACGCCGCGGTGGGCAGCACGCCGTGGCTGCTGCCGGGCGCGACCAGACCGGCGGCGGCGGCCAGCTCGACGACGAACGTGGCGTGGGCGAGGTCGGTCCCCAGCGCCCGGACGAGCGCGGTCAGGTCGCGGGCCGCGAGCCCACCCGTCCGCAGCGGTCGGAACGGGGCGTCCTCGAGCGCGCGGGCGACGAGGTCGACGTCGTCGAGCAGCCCGAGCGCCGCACCGGCCGCCGCCCGGTCGACGAGGTTGGTCGGTCGGCTCCGGCCGGTCAGCTCCGGAGCCTGCCGGGCGACGGGCTCGGGCGTCAGCCGCCCCTCGCGCAGCCGCAGGGCCACCTCGCGTGGGAGGACGACCGTGTCGCCGTCGAGGGAGCGCAGCAGCCGTGCGGCCAGGAGGGCGCCGACGGGGCTGCGGGAGGCCGCACCACCGGCGCGGTCGGACTGGCGGGCGACCCCGGTCGGGGACCAGACGAGCCGGTCCAGCAGCGCCCGCATGGCCGGGGTGCACCCGGCCAGCGCGGCGTCGACCTCCACGTCCTCGACCGGCTGCCGCGAGGGCGCGGCCAGGCCGAGCGGGTGCGGCTCGAACGTCTCGCGGGCGGTGCGGACGAGGTGCAGCCCGTCGTCGTCGCCCCAGGCCAGGGCCCTTGCGCGCAGCACGTCGACGGCCGCCACGACCTCCGTGGAGGCGCCGCCGACGAGGGCCTCGAGGTCGGCGAGCGTCGTCGGGTCGGGCAGGGCGGCCAGCGCCTCCGCGACGAGCCGCTGCCAGGCGTCGAGGTCGTCGAGCGCCCGGCCGGTCGAGGCGGACGTCGTCGCCCGCGAGGCGAGCTCGGACAGGTCCCGCGGCATCGGGACCGTGAGGTCGGGGCGTGCGGCGAGCAGCGCCTCGACGGCCTCGACGGGCCAGCGGCGGAGACTCTCGGTGAGGGTTCGGGGACGCGCGGGCGGGGCCACGCGCTCAGCCCCAGGGATTCGAGGAGGGCGGGGTCGCGGCCGGCGGCCGGGGCCGGGAAAGCCCCTGCCGCACGACGAGCAGCGTCACGCCGAGCATCACCCAGCAGATCAGCAGCGACCACAGGCCCACGTAGCTCCACCACGGGTCGCCGTCGAAGACCGACCGCACCAGGCCGACCAGCGCGAAGAAGGCGACGGCGCCGGCGGCGATCCGGAACGCGATGCGCACGGCCCGCTGCGCGACCTTCACCCGCGTCGACAGGATCACGGCGACGATCAGCATGACCGGGGCGAGCACGTAGATGAGCCCGCCGACGGCCAGGACGATGCACAGCCCGGGCGTCGCGGCCTCGACGACCTGCTTGGCGTCGACGCGGCCGGGCTGACGCTGGTCGCCGTACGTCGTGGGCGGCGGCGCGAACCACTCCGGGGTGCCCGGGACGGGGAAGGCGTACGGGTCCGCCGGCGGCTGCGGCACGCCCTGGCCGACCGGCCCCGTCGGCAGGATCTGGGGCAGCGGCCCGGACGTCGGGGCCGAGGCGAGCTCGGAGGCGGTCGCGGCGAAGGGCGCGCTGGCGACGAACGGCTGGCTGGCGCCCCAGGGCGACTCCGACGTCAGCGTGGTGGTCACGGTGTCGAAGGGGAGGTGCGGGTCGCGCTCGTCCGGGGGCTCGGGCACGAGGGTCGCCAGGGCGGCGACCGGCGCGGACGGCTCGTCGAAGTGCGGCCGGCTCGTCGGCTGGCCGTCGGCGGGACGCGCCGCGGGCGGGGCCTGCTCCAGCGGCGCCACGGGGGCGTCGGCGAAGTACTGCGGCCGCTCGTGCGGCGCGTACTCCGGTCCGTCTTCCCAGGTCGCCACGCCTCAATCCTAGTGAGCCGGGGGGCGGCGGGACGGTGGCGACGAGAACAGCCGGTGCCGCCCGGGCGGCGCGATCTCGGTTGGGCGCCGACAGCCGTCCCGCTAGGATCGGGGGGTTGCCCAGCGTGGGTGACCCGTACGCGGTCGCGGTTCGTCCACGCGACGCACAGCATCCGCAGCAGACGTGAAGAGCAGGTGAGGTTCGTCGTGCCGACTGGCAAGGTCCGTTTCTACGACGCCGAGAAGGGCTTCGGCTTCCTCACCAAGGACGACGGCGGGGACGTCTACCTGCGCTCCAACGCGCTGCCCGAGGGTGTCACCACGCTGAAGCCCGGGCAGAAGGTCGAGTTCGGAATCGTCGAGGGCCGCCGCGGCGAGCAGGCGCTGTCGCTGCACCTCCTCGAGGCCCCGCCGTCGCTGTCCAAGGCGCAGCGCAAGCCCACCGAGCAGATGACCGTGATCATCGAGGACCTGATCAAGACGATGGACAGCGTGGGCAACGGCTACCGCCGCGGTCGCTACCCCGACGCCCGGACGGCCGGCAAGCTCGCCTCCGTGCTGCGGGCCGTCGCCGACGAGCTGGAGCTCTAGTGACGACACCCACCACCACCCCCGCGCGCGCCCCGCGGGCGCCCAAGGCGCCGAAGGCCGACCAGGCCTGCCTCGACGCCGTCGACCTCGCGCGTGACGCGGCCGTCGAGACCGCCGGCGTGATCGGGGTCGGCGAGCACCTCGGTGCCGTCGCCGAGGGCGACCGCGTCCTCACCCACGTGTTCGCCTCGACCCACCCGGGCTACGCCGGCTGGCACTGGTCGGTGACCGTCGCCCGCGCCTCGCGGGCCAAGGTCGTCACCGTCGACGAGGTCGTCCTGCTCCCGGGCGACGGGTCGCTGCTGGCGCCGCGCTGGGTCCCGTGGGCCGAGCGCGTCGGCCCGGGCGACGTGACCGCGGGCCTCCTGATGGCCTCGCCGGTCGACGACGAGCGGCTCGAGCCCGGCTACACCGGCGGCGAGTCCGCCACCAGCGAGGACCCCGCCGAGGAGGAGCTGGCCCGCGTCGTCGTGGCCGAGCTCGGCCTGGGCCGCGAGCGCGTGCTGACGCGTACGGGTCGCGACGACGCCACGCTGCGCTGGCTGCAGGGCCCGCCCGGCCCGGACAACAACCTCACCCGCCAGGCGCCCGACGTGTGCGAGACCTGCGGGTTCTTCACCCGCCTGACCGGTGAGCTGGGCGTTCTCTTCGGCGCCTGCACCAACGGCTTCTCCGCCTCGGACGGCTCGGTCGTCAGCGTCGACCACGGCTGCGGCGCCCACTCGAGCGTCGTCGAGGAGGAGCACGTCGAGGAGCTCCCGGCCCTGCTCTGGGAGACCATCGACTGGGACCAGAGCGACTCCCTCTTCGACTGACGTCGTTGGCCGACCACGCACCGATCGGTGAGACTGACCCCATGACTGACGCGCCGGCAGCCGCCGACAAGACGGCCGTCCTCTCCCCGGGCGACGCCGCGGACCTGCGTCAGGCGGTCGCGACCTTCGTGGCGGCCGGCGCCGACGAGTCGATCCAGCGCGTCACCACCGCGGTGCACCGGCTCTCCCGCCGGCTCAACCAGTGGTACGACCGCCAGCTCGTCGACCTCGACATCTCGACCAACGAGTACCTGGTCATCTCCGAGCTCGCGCGGAGCCCCGGCCACGCGCCGCTCACCCCGTCCCAGCTCGCCGCGGCCACGAACATCGCCCCGTCGTCGATGACGCACCGCCTCGACCGCCTCGTCGAGCGGGGCCTGATCACGCGCGAGCAGGACTCCGACAACCGCACCCGGGTGCTGATCCAGCTGAGCGACGCCGGCTACGCCCTCTTCGTCGAGGTGATCCGCCAGTCCGACATGGTCGAGTCCGACGTGCTCTCCGGCCTCACCGAGGACGAGATCGAGACGATGGCGGAGCTGCTCGAGAAGGTCATCGCCGGCCTCGACGTCTGAGCCTCAGAGCGCTGAGCTTCAGAGCACTGAGACTCAGAGGACGGCGGCGGCGACCGTCGCGTGGACCGTCCGCAGCCGGGCGACCTGGTCCTCGGCCCGGTCGAGGAGCCCGTCGAGGTCGACGGGGAGGGTGGTCCCGTACGCGGCCTGCAGCGCCCGTCACCCGTTCGCCTTGGCCAGCAGCGCGTCGAGCCCGCCCTCGACCACGACCTGCGTCGGCTCCCAGGCCCGGTCGGCCCGCGAGCGGGACATCCGGGCGAAGAGGTCCGCGCCGGCCAGCGCCGCGGCGGCGTGGTCGCGCGGGTAGATCGCGAGCGCCTGCGTGGTTCGCGGGCCAGGTCGGCCGGTGGGCGTGGTGCTGTCCATGCGACGTCCCCCACCCCGCGTGGTGGCGCCTCAGTCGCCGATCTTGATCTTCGCCTTGGTGTCGGGCAGCTCCACGAACGTCTGCCCCGGGGCCATCCGGAGCGGCTCGCCGTTGGTGAGCGCGAAGCTGAACGGTTCCGCGACCCCGGCCTTGCGCCAGGTCCCGGTCACGTACCGGCCCCGGTTGAAGTAGAGGAACGTGCCCTTGGTGTCGATGACGTCGTGGAACGGCTCGTGGTGCTCGTAGTGCTGGTGCGCCTTGATCACCAGCACGTTGTCGGTCGAGACGCGCTTGCCGTCGGCCAGCACGTGCGGGCCCCAGGGCATGCTCCGCAGGTAGCGCTTGGACTTCTTGTCGTAGGTGTAGCCCATCAGGTAGCCGTCCCCCTTGTACGGGACCTGCAGCCTCGTGCCGTCCTTGCCCTTGAACTTCACCGTGCTCACCTCCTTGTCGCTGGACGCGATGGGGAAGTAGACGCGCGGCGGACCGTCCCGGAACCGCTTGGTCTGCTGCGCCAGGACCTTCGGATGGCAGGTGGTGGCGCGGTCGTAGTAGGTCTGGCCCTGGTACTGGTAGACCCGCGACTGGTCGGTCCCGTACGCGCCGGTGCCCTTCGTCGCGAGGTAGGACAGCATCGACTCGAGGTGCTTGTCGTACTTCTTCACGTACTTGATCGTCCACTTCGCGGCGCCCGTGTTGCCGATGATCGCGTCCATCGGGCTGAGCAGCGGGACGTCGACGGGGCGGATCGAGCGGACCGGCTCCACCGTGTCGGGCATGTGCTTGTGGAACACCGGGACGAGGCGGGTCGAGCTGTAGCCGTCGGCGTCGAGGTAGCCCTCCAGCTGCACGAAGACGATGTCGGCGTCGTTGATGCCCCGCTGCGGGTGCTCCTGGCGGTTGTCCGGGACCTTGACCGCCACGGCGGCGTGCCGGGCGTCCTTCTTGTCGTCGAGCAGCTCGCCCGTCAGCGGCCAGCGGGGCCGCGTGTCGACCGGGGCCGCCGGCGTGGTCGACGCCGCGGGCGTCGGAACCGGGGTCGGGACGTCCGCCGCGGGGGCGGGCGCCGGGGTCTTGTCCCGCGAGCAGGCGGCCAGCGCGGCGGCCGCCACTCCCAGCAGCGCCGTGCGGCGGCTGATCCGCGCCATCTCGGGTTCCCTCTCCGTCCGTGGCCGGGTCCACGCCCGGTCTCGTCATCGTACGGACGGCCCGCGCCGGCACCCGTCCTCCGCCACGGCGGCGCCGCAGGTGTTCATCCGGGCGTCGTCTCCGGGCCGGCTGCGCGCCCGGCTCAGTGCAGGAGCTTGAGCCCGATCACGCAGCCGACGATGCCGGCGAGCAGGAGCGCCTTGACGACGGAGAACGGTTCCTCGCCGGTCGCCATGGCGTAGACGATCGTGAGGACCGCGCCGATCCCGACCCACACCGCGTACGCCGTGCCGACCGGGAGCGAGCGCATCGCGTACGCCAGCCCGGCCATGCTCACCACCAGCCCGGCGCCGAACACGACGGTCGGTGCGAGGCGGCTGAACCCCTCGGACTTCCCGAGCGCCGTGGCCCACACCGCTTCCATCACGCCCGACAGCACCAGCACGACCCACGCCATGGACCCACCCCTCGTTCTCGCCGACCCCCTGCGGGCGGCTGCCGAGCATCGTGCCCCGTGGCCGCGCTCATCCGGCGTTGCTTAGCCTTTGTATTTAACATTGCTAAGGAGTAGATTGAGGGTCATGAGCACGACGACCCCCACCCGGAGCACCCGCAGCGAGCTGCGGAGCGTCGCCGGCCTCGCCGACGGGCTGCGGCCCGCGGTCATGCGCCTCGCGCGCCGGCTCCGGCAGGTGCGGGCGGACGGGCTCGAGCTGACGGCCAGCCAGCTGTCGGCGATGGGCACCCTCGCGCGGGCCGACGACCAGCCGATCGGGACGCTCGCCGCCGCCGAGCGCGTGGCCGCCCCGTCGATGACGCGGGTCGTCAACGCGCTCCAGGAGCGCGGGCTCGTCGTCCGCACCCCGGACCCGACCGACCGGCGCCAGTCGCTGGTCTCCCTGACCACGAGCGGACGCGAGCTCCTGCT contains these protein-coding regions:
- a CDS encoding helicase-associated domain-containing protein; this translates as MAPPARPRTLTESLRRWPVEAVEALLAARPDLTVPMPRDLSELASRATTSASTGRALDDLDAWQRLVAEALAALPDPTTLADLEALVGGASTEVVAAVDVLRARALAWGDDDGLHLVRTARETFEPHPLGLAAPSRQPVEDVEVDAALAGCTPAMRALLDRLVWSPTGVARQSDRAGGAASRSPVGALLAARLLRSLDGDTVVLPREVALRLREGRLTPEPVARQAPELTGRSRPTNLVDRAAAGAALGLLDDVDLVARALEDAPFRPLRTGGLAARDLTALVRALGTDLAHATFVVELAAAAGLVAPGSSHGVLPTAAYDRWVTRPAPERWTTLARAWLAVPRWFARSSAAGAHALGPEAESPSAPALRRVVLGLAVAAGPGTVLEAPDLGAALAWHRPRLSRTPEAAVELSRDLWREASWLGFVALGAVSDFTPSLLADVPIPEALAALFPEPVIDLVLQADLTAVAGGPLRHDVAADLRLLATQESRGAGAVYRFSADSVRRAMDAGWSAEDALGWLRAHASTAVPQPLEYLLGDVARRHGAVHVGPALSFVTSEDDAQLSTFLRLPQSAALGLRRLAPGVVVAAAEPDELLEALREAGLSPVAEDAHGRGLPAPPVPRAPAARLTPAASPPRTADVAAAVIAADQRAATATTAAAALDDLRAATRDGLPVRVTWVENDGRSTQRDLAPLDLSAGLVRAVDRTNAQIVTIALSRIAAVEPV
- a CDS encoding MFS transporter, which translates into the protein MATWEDGPEYAPHERPQYFADAPVAPLEQAPPAARPADGQPTSRPHFDEPSAPVAALATLVPEPPDERDPHLPFDTVTTTLTSESPWGASQPFVASAPFAATASELASAPTSGPLPQILPTGPVGQGVPQPPADPYAFPVPGTPEWFAPPPTTYGDQRQPGRVDAKQVVEAATPGLCIVLAVGGLIYVLAPVMLIVAVILSTRVKVAQRAVRIAFRIAAGAVAFFALVGLVRSVFDGDPWWSYVGLWSLLICWVMLGVTLLVVRQGLSRPRPPAATPPSSNPWG
- a CDS encoding cold-shock protein, encoding MPTGKVRFYDAEKGFGFLTKDDGGDVYLRSNALPEGVTTLKPGQKVEFGIVEGRRGEQALSLHLLEAPPSLSKAQRKPTEQMTVIIEDLIKTMDSVGNGYRRGRYPDARTAGKLASVLRAVADELEL
- a CDS encoding DUF3027 domain-containing protein, which translates into the protein MTTPTTTPARAPRAPKAPKADQACLDAVDLARDAAVETAGVIGVGEHLGAVAEGDRVLTHVFASTHPGYAGWHWSVTVARASRAKVVTVDEVVLLPGDGSLLAPRWVPWAERVGPGDVTAGLLMASPVDDERLEPGYTGGESATSEDPAEEELARVVVAELGLGRERVLTRTGRDDATLRWLQGPPGPDNNLTRQAPDVCETCGFFTRLTGELGVLFGACTNGFSASDGSVVSVDHGCGAHSSVVEEEHVEELPALLWETIDWDQSDSLFD
- a CDS encoding MarR family winged helix-turn-helix transcriptional regulator, giving the protein MTDAPAAADKTAVLSPGDAADLRQAVATFVAAGADESIQRVTTAVHRLSRRLNQWYDRQLVDLDISTNEYLVISELARSPGHAPLTPSQLAAATNIAPSSMTHRLDRLVERGLITREQDSDNRTRVLIQLSDAGYALFVEVIRQSDMVESDVLSGLTEDEIETMAELLEKVIAGLDV
- a CDS encoding DUF3048 domain-containing protein encodes the protein MARISRRTALLGVAAAALAACSRDKTPAPAPAADVPTPVPTPAASTTPAAPVDTRPRWPLTGELLDDKKDARHAAVAVKVPDNRQEHPQRGINDADIVFVQLEGYLDADGYSSTRLVPVFHKHMPDTVEPVRSIRPVDVPLLSPMDAIIGNTGAAKWTIKYVKKYDKHLESMLSYLATKGTGAYGTDQSRVYQYQGQTYYDRATTCHPKVLAQQTKRFRDGPPRVYFPIASSDKEVSTVKFKGKDGTRLQVPYKGDGYLMGYTYDKKSKRYLRSMPWGPHVLADGKRVSTDNVLVIKAHQHYEHHEPFHDVIDTKGTFLYFNRGRYVTGTWRKAGVAEPFSFALTNGEPLRMAPGQTFVELPDTKAKIKIGD
- a CDS encoding DMT family transporter, which encodes MAWVVLVLSGVMEAVWATALGKSEGFSRLAPTVVFGAGLVVSMAGLAYAMRSLPVGTAYAVWVGIGAVLTIVYAMATGEEPFSVVKALLLAGIVGCVIGLKLLH
- a CDS encoding MarR family winged helix-turn-helix transcriptional regulator; the protein is MSTTTPTRSTRSELRSVAGLADGLRPAVMRLARRLRQVRADGLELTASQLSAMGTLARADDQPIGTLAAAERVAAPSMTRVVNALQERGLVVRTPDPTDRRQSLVSLTTSGRELLLLNRRRRSEWLAQRIAELDPDDREVLRRAVGILERINAA